From the genome of Triticum aestivum cultivar Chinese Spring chromosome 3B, IWGSC CS RefSeq v2.1, whole genome shotgun sequence, one region includes:
- the LOC123064800 gene encoding uncharacterized protein — translation MVLPGSAAAGWMMLDRFIYHRGEDGDCSGWCFPDESVAPLRATSSTSVGEPFDVAILHAEPPAVSRLYLRWPGGTNRRGAELAAAHRDLLLFRFVYFDLHVMFDNFVCVASSDPVPHIEFKRLPLCTIPMVLPPFFKEDTEAITTRRYFMPNTLGLVRGSSPGHEDEFVVAQLASITKIPGPDDMMEAEVCMIRSRVSAMDDDGTWELHKIPIQHKEHQYWRLVDWSTSAVTTFNNRICWISYYTGGILFYDVFAETPTISYLGLPTHHRPGYRERGFLEVNRSICVTGGGDLLKYTSVVRTDRQLCGPLEPRQGYKIITDVLKATESVDMEWDRDTFVTAYEFWRHNTSECLPRDAVPEYPLVSMDDPSIIHFLLSEEREKINKVSVVTMDMVTNKMISVVPYIKGEEDLDGEDADMVKEKSHLLKSFLTSEFPKFLNLTSLRILCN, via the exons ATGGTCTTGCCTGGATCCGCCGCGGCCGGCTGGATGATGCTGGACCGCTTCATCTACCACAGGGGCGAGGACGGCGACTGCAGCGGCTGGTGCTTCCCGGACGAATCCGTGGCGCCCCTGAGGGCCACTTCGTCCACCTCCGTCGGCGAGCCCTTCGACGTCGCCATCCTCCACGCCGAGCCCCCTGCAGTCTCCCGCCTCTACCTGCGGTGGCCCGGCGGCACCAACAGAAGGGGCGCCGAGCTGGCTGCCGCACACCGCGACCTCCTTCTCTTCCGGTTCGTCTACTTTGACCTCCACGTCATGTTTGACAACTTCGTTTGCGTGGCATCCTCAGATCCTGTGCCGCACATCGAGTTCAAACGCCTTCCCCTTTGCACCATACCAATGGTCTTGCCTCCGTTTTTCAAGGAAGACACGGAGGCAATCACTACACGTCGATACTTTATGCCCAACACTCTAGGGCTCGTTCGTGGATCATCCCCTGGCCATGAAGATGAGTTTGTCGTGGCACAGCTGGCTAGTATCACTAAGATACCAGGCCCAGACGACATGATGGAAGCTGAAGTGTGCATGATCCGCTCTCGTGTATCAGCTATGGATGATGATGGCACATGGGAGCTTCATAAGATACCCATCCAGCACAAGGAGCATCAATACTGGAGACTCGTCGATTGGTCGACTAGCGCTGTCACCACGTTCAACAACCGTATTTGCTGGATTTCCTACTACACAGGAGGTATTCTATTTTATGATGTATTCGCAGAAACGCCTACCATCTCTTATCTAGGGTTACCTACCCATCACCGTCCTGGATACCGAGAAAGAGGTTTCCTTGAGGTGAACCGCAGCATATGTGTCACTGGTGGGGGTGATCTTCTCAAGTATACTTCTGTTGTTCGCACCGACCGTCAGCTCTGTGGCCCACTTGAACCTCGCCAGGGTTATAAAATTATCACTGATGTTTTGAAGGCAACGGAGAGTGTTGACATGGAGTGGGACCGGGATACGTTTGTGACAGCTTATGAATTCTGGCGTCACAACACCTCTGAATGTCTCCCGCGCGATGCTGTCCCCGAGTACCCTCTTGTCAGCATGGACGACCCTAGTATTATACACTTTTTGCTGTCTGAGGAAAGAGAGAAGATTAACAAGGTTTCGGTTGTTACGATGGATATGGTTACCAACAAAATGATTTCAGTTGTTCCATATATTAAAGGAGAGGAAGACCTCGATGGCGAAGATGCCGACATGGTCAAAGAAAAATCACACCTTCTCAAGTCCTTCCTTACATCGGAGTTCCCCAAGTTTCTGAATCTCACAAG CTTGAGGATTCTGTGCAATTAG